In Drosophila yakuba strain Tai18E2 chromosome X, Prin_Dyak_Tai18E2_2.1, whole genome shotgun sequence, a single genomic region encodes these proteins:
- the LOC6524576 gene encoding relaxin receptor 2 isoform X1, whose product MSIVIMRTSRKTRLPITITLCILLALASKAAQGAEGATRMANEAGIRKGIGTKPETELKAEVADAKEAEAPVREVISLLGVIDGAESVILVPDSADKCPGGYFHCNTTAQCVPQRANCDGSVDCDDASDEVNCVNEVDAKYWDHLYRKQPFGRHDNLRIGECLWPNENFSCPCRGDEILCRFQQLTDIPERLPQHDLATLDLTGNNFETIHENFFAELPDVESLVLKFCSIREIASHAFDRLADNPLRTLYMDDNKLPHLPEHFFPEGNQLSILILARNHLHHLKRSDFRNLHKLQELDLRGNRIGNFEAEVFAQLPHLEVLYLNENHLKRLDAEGFPRSLLNLHTLSLAYNQIEEIAANTFPFPRLRYLFLAGNRLSHIRDETFCNLSNLQGLHLNENRIEGFDLEAFACLKNLSSLLLTGNRFQTLDPRVLKNLSSLDYIYFSWFHLCSAAMNVRVCDPHGDGISSKLHLLDNQILRGSVWVMASIAVVGNLLVLLGRYFYKSRSNVEHSLYLRHLAASDFLMGIYLTLIACADISFRGEYIKYEEAWRHSGVCAFAGFLSTFSCQSSTLLLTLVTWDRLMSVTRPLKPRDTEKVRIVLRLLLLWGISFALAAAPLLPNPYFGNHFYGNNGVCLSLHIHDPYAKVSSRSLESIAYTFQKCILQGWEYSALLFILVNTLSLVFILFSYIRMLQAIRDSGGGMRSTHSGRENVVATRFAIIVTTDCACWLPIIVVKVAALSGCEISPDLYAWLAVLVLPVNSALNPVLYTLTTAAFKQQLRRYCHTLPSCSLVNNETRSQTQTAYESGLSVSLAHLGGGVGGGSGRKRMSHRQMSYL is encoded by the exons ATGTCAATAGTGATCATGCGTACGTCTCGGAAAA CTCGCCTGCCCATCACTATTACTCTCTGCATCCTGCTCGCACTTGCCTCTAAGGCGGCGCAAGGAGCAGAAGGTGCGACAAGGATGGCAAACGAAGCGGGAATACGAAAGGGAATTGGAACGAAACCGGAAACGGAACTGAAAGCGGAAGTGGCGGACGCTAAAGAGGCGGAAGCGCCCGTGCGAGAGGTGATATCGCTGCTGGGCGTAATCGATGGCGCTGAGTCCGTTATCCTGGTGCCCGACTCCGCCGACAAGTGTCCTGGCGGCTATTTCCACTGCAACACCACGGCGCAATGCGTTCCACAGCGGGCCAACTGCGACGGCAGTGTCGACTGCGATGACGCATCGGATGAGGTGAACTGTGTGAACGAGGTGGACGCCAAGTACTGGGACCACCTGTACAGGAAACAGCCCTTCGGCAGACACGACAATCTCAGGATTGGCGAGTGTC TTTGGCCCAACGAGAACTTTTCCTGTCCTTGTCGAGGGGATGAAATTCTGTGCCGATTCCAGCAGCTAACCGATATACCAGAACGACTGCCGCAGCACGATCTGGCAACGCT CGATCTAACGGGAAACAATTTCGAAACCATCCATGAGAACTTCTTCGCCGAATTGCCAGACGTTGAGAGCCT AGTGCTGAAGTTCTGCTCAATCCGTGAGATTGCCTCGCATGCATTCGATCGCCTGGCGGACAACCCACTGAGGACCCT TTATATGGACGATAATAAATTACCGCATCTGCCGGAGCACTTCTTCCCCGAGGGCAATCAATTGAGTATTCT CATTTTGGCACGCAATCACCTGCACCATTTGAAGCGAAGCGATTTTCGGAATCTACACAAGTTACAGGAGCT CGACCTTCGTGGCAATCGCATTGGCAACTTTGAGGCCGAGGTCTTTGCCCAACTGCCGCATTTGGAAGTGCT CTATCTGAACGAAAACCACTTAAAGCGTCTGGATGCAGAGGGATTTCCCAGAAGCCTGCTCAATCTGCACACATTGTCCTTGGCTTACAATCAGATCGAGGAAATCGCCGCGAATACATTCCCCTTTCCACGCCTACGATATTT ATTTCTGGCTGGCAATCGATTATCCCACATTCGAGATGAGACCTTTTGCAATCTCAGCAATCTACAAGGATT ACACTTGAACGAGAACCGGATCGAAGGATTCGACCTGGAGGCCTTCGCCTGTTTGAAGAACCTGAGCTCCCTGCTGCTAACGGGCAATCGCTTCCAGACCCTTGATCCGCGGGTCCTAAAAAACCTGAGCAGCCTGGATTATAT TTACTTCTCGTGGTTCCATCTGTGCAGCGCCGCCATGAATGTCCGCGTCTGCGATCCACATGGCGATGGCATCAGCAGCAAGCTGCATCTGCTGGACAATCAGATATTGCGAGGCAG TGTTTGGGTGATGGCCTCCATTGCCGTGGTGGGCAACCTATTGGTGCTGCTGGGACGCTACTTCTACAAGTCACGGAGCAACGTGGAGCACTCGCTCTACCTCCGCCATTTGGCCGCCAGTGATTTCCTCATGGGCATTTACCTCACCTTGATTGCCTGTGCGGACATTAGTTTTCGCGGCGAGTACATCAAATACGAGGAGGCTTGGCGCCACAGCGGTGTTTGTGCCTTCGCAG GCTTCCTCAGCACCTTCAGCTGCCAGTCGTCGACGCTGCTGCTCACACTGGTCACCTGGGATCGCCTGATGTCTGTGACGCGGCCCCTCAAGCCGCGGGATACGGAAAAAGTTCG AATTGTCCTGCGTCTCTTGCTGTTGTGGGGCATAAGTTTCGCATTAGCTGCTGCTCCACTTCTGCCCAATCCGTACTTCGGAAACCATTTCTACGGCAACAATGGTGTCTGCTTATCCCTGCATATCCACGATCCTTATGCGAAGGTAAGCAGCCGCTCCTTGGAAAGCATTGCTTACACAttccaaaaatgtatattacAGGGTTGGGAGTACTCGGCGCTGCTGTTCATCCTGGTCAACACGCTGTCCCTGGTTTTCATCCTGTTCTCCTACATCAGAATGCTGCAAGCGATAAGGGATTCCGGTGGCGGAATGCGGAGCACTCACAGCGGTCGCGAAAATGTGGTGGCCACTCG CTTTGCCATCATTGTGACCACCGATTGCGCCTGCTGGCTGCCCATAATCGTGGTCAAAGTGGCTGCCCTCTCAG gCTGCGAAATCTCGCCCGATCTTTACGCCTGGTTGGCGGTACTGGTGCTGCCAGTGAACTCGGCCCTCAATCCAGTGCTCTACACATTGACCACGGCGGCGTTTAAGCAACAGCTGCGTCGCTATTGTCACACACTGCCCAGCTGCTCGCTGGTGAACAACGAGACCCGATCCCAAACGCAGACTGCCTACGAGTCCGGACTGAGTGTCAGTTTGGCGCACTTGGGCGGCGGTGTGGGCGGCGGTTCGGGGCGAAAGCGAATGTCCCACCGGCAGATGAGCTATCTGTAG
- the LOC6524576 gene encoding relaxin receptor 2 isoform X3 — protein MSIVIMRTSRKTRLPITITLCILLALASKAAQGAEGATRMANEAGIRKGIGTKPETELKAEVADAKEAEAPVREVISLLGVIDGAESVILVPDSADKCPGGYFHCNTTAQCVPQRANCDGSVDCDDASDEVNCVNEVDAKYWDHLYRKQPFGRHDNLRIGECLWPNENFSCPCRGDEILCRFQQLTDIPERLPQHDLATLDLTGNNFETIHENFFAELPDVESLVLKFCSIREIASHAFDRLADNPLRTLYMDDNKLPHLPEHFFPEGNQLSILILARNHLHHLKRSDFRNLHKLQELDLRGNRIGNFEAEVFAQLPHLEVLYLNENHLKRLDAEGFPRSLLNLHTLSLAYNQIEEIAANTFPFPRLRYLFLAGNRLSHIRDETFCNLSNLQGLHLNENRIEGFDLEAFACLKNLSSLLLTGNRFQTLDPRVLKNLSSLDYIYFSWFHLCSAAMNVRVCDPHGDGISSKLHLLDNQILRGSVWVMASIAVVGNLLVLLGRYFYKSRSNVEHSLYLRHLAASDFLMGIYLTLIACADISFRGEYIKYEEAWRHSGVCAFAGFLSTFSCQSSTLLLTLVTWDRLMSVTRPLKPRDTEKVRIVLRLLLLWGISFALAAAPLLPNPYFGNHFYGNNGVCLSLHIHDPYAKGWEYSALLFILVNTLSLVFILFSYIRMLQAIRDSGGGMRSTHSGRENVVATRFAIIVTTDCACWLPIIVVKVAALSGCEISPDLYAWLAVLVLPVNSALNPVLYTLTTAAFKQQLRRYCHTLPSCSLVNNETRSQTQTAYESGLSVSLAHLGGGVGGGSGRKRMSHRQMSYL, from the exons ATGTCAATAGTGATCATGCGTACGTCTCGGAAAA CTCGCCTGCCCATCACTATTACTCTCTGCATCCTGCTCGCACTTGCCTCTAAGGCGGCGCAAGGAGCAGAAGGTGCGACAAGGATGGCAAACGAAGCGGGAATACGAAAGGGAATTGGAACGAAACCGGAAACGGAACTGAAAGCGGAAGTGGCGGACGCTAAAGAGGCGGAAGCGCCCGTGCGAGAGGTGATATCGCTGCTGGGCGTAATCGATGGCGCTGAGTCCGTTATCCTGGTGCCCGACTCCGCCGACAAGTGTCCTGGCGGCTATTTCCACTGCAACACCACGGCGCAATGCGTTCCACAGCGGGCCAACTGCGACGGCAGTGTCGACTGCGATGACGCATCGGATGAGGTGAACTGTGTGAACGAGGTGGACGCCAAGTACTGGGACCACCTGTACAGGAAACAGCCCTTCGGCAGACACGACAATCTCAGGATTGGCGAGTGTC TTTGGCCCAACGAGAACTTTTCCTGTCCTTGTCGAGGGGATGAAATTCTGTGCCGATTCCAGCAGCTAACCGATATACCAGAACGACTGCCGCAGCACGATCTGGCAACGCT CGATCTAACGGGAAACAATTTCGAAACCATCCATGAGAACTTCTTCGCCGAATTGCCAGACGTTGAGAGCCT AGTGCTGAAGTTCTGCTCAATCCGTGAGATTGCCTCGCATGCATTCGATCGCCTGGCGGACAACCCACTGAGGACCCT TTATATGGACGATAATAAATTACCGCATCTGCCGGAGCACTTCTTCCCCGAGGGCAATCAATTGAGTATTCT CATTTTGGCACGCAATCACCTGCACCATTTGAAGCGAAGCGATTTTCGGAATCTACACAAGTTACAGGAGCT CGACCTTCGTGGCAATCGCATTGGCAACTTTGAGGCCGAGGTCTTTGCCCAACTGCCGCATTTGGAAGTGCT CTATCTGAACGAAAACCACTTAAAGCGTCTGGATGCAGAGGGATTTCCCAGAAGCCTGCTCAATCTGCACACATTGTCCTTGGCTTACAATCAGATCGAGGAAATCGCCGCGAATACATTCCCCTTTCCACGCCTACGATATTT ATTTCTGGCTGGCAATCGATTATCCCACATTCGAGATGAGACCTTTTGCAATCTCAGCAATCTACAAGGATT ACACTTGAACGAGAACCGGATCGAAGGATTCGACCTGGAGGCCTTCGCCTGTTTGAAGAACCTGAGCTCCCTGCTGCTAACGGGCAATCGCTTCCAGACCCTTGATCCGCGGGTCCTAAAAAACCTGAGCAGCCTGGATTATAT TTACTTCTCGTGGTTCCATCTGTGCAGCGCCGCCATGAATGTCCGCGTCTGCGATCCACATGGCGATGGCATCAGCAGCAAGCTGCATCTGCTGGACAATCAGATATTGCGAGGCAG TGTTTGGGTGATGGCCTCCATTGCCGTGGTGGGCAACCTATTGGTGCTGCTGGGACGCTACTTCTACAAGTCACGGAGCAACGTGGAGCACTCGCTCTACCTCCGCCATTTGGCCGCCAGTGATTTCCTCATGGGCATTTACCTCACCTTGATTGCCTGTGCGGACATTAGTTTTCGCGGCGAGTACATCAAATACGAGGAGGCTTGGCGCCACAGCGGTGTTTGTGCCTTCGCAG GCTTCCTCAGCACCTTCAGCTGCCAGTCGTCGACGCTGCTGCTCACACTGGTCACCTGGGATCGCCTGATGTCTGTGACGCGGCCCCTCAAGCCGCGGGATACGGAAAAAGTTCG AATTGTCCTGCGTCTCTTGCTGTTGTGGGGCATAAGTTTCGCATTAGCTGCTGCTCCACTTCTGCCCAATCCGTACTTCGGAAACCATTTCTACGGCAACAATGGTGTCTGCTTATCCCTGCATATCCACGATCCTTATGCGAAG GGTTGGGAGTACTCGGCGCTGCTGTTCATCCTGGTCAACACGCTGTCCCTGGTTTTCATCCTGTTCTCCTACATCAGAATGCTGCAAGCGATAAGGGATTCCGGTGGCGGAATGCGGAGCACTCACAGCGGTCGCGAAAATGTGGTGGCCACTCG CTTTGCCATCATTGTGACCACCGATTGCGCCTGCTGGCTGCCCATAATCGTGGTCAAAGTGGCTGCCCTCTCAG gCTGCGAAATCTCGCCCGATCTTTACGCCTGGTTGGCGGTACTGGTGCTGCCAGTGAACTCGGCCCTCAATCCAGTGCTCTACACATTGACCACGGCGGCGTTTAAGCAACAGCTGCGTCGCTATTGTCACACACTGCCCAGCTGCTCGCTGGTGAACAACGAGACCCGATCCCAAACGCAGACTGCCTACGAGTCCGGACTGAGTGTCAGTTTGGCGCACTTGGGCGGCGGTGTGGGCGGCGGTTCGGGGCGAAAGCGAATGTCCCACCGGCAGATGAGCTATCTGTAG
- the LOC6524576 gene encoding relaxin receptor 2 isoform X2 — MSIVIMPRLPITITLCILLALASKAAQGAEGATRMANEAGIRKGIGTKPETELKAEVADAKEAEAPVREVISLLGVIDGAESVILVPDSADKCPGGYFHCNTTAQCVPQRANCDGSVDCDDASDEVNCVNEVDAKYWDHLYRKQPFGRHDNLRIGECLWPNENFSCPCRGDEILCRFQQLTDIPERLPQHDLATLDLTGNNFETIHENFFAELPDVESLVLKFCSIREIASHAFDRLADNPLRTLYMDDNKLPHLPEHFFPEGNQLSILILARNHLHHLKRSDFRNLHKLQELDLRGNRIGNFEAEVFAQLPHLEVLYLNENHLKRLDAEGFPRSLLNLHTLSLAYNQIEEIAANTFPFPRLRYLFLAGNRLSHIRDETFCNLSNLQGLHLNENRIEGFDLEAFACLKNLSSLLLTGNRFQTLDPRVLKNLSSLDYIYFSWFHLCSAAMNVRVCDPHGDGISSKLHLLDNQILRGSVWVMASIAVVGNLLVLLGRYFYKSRSNVEHSLYLRHLAASDFLMGIYLTLIACADISFRGEYIKYEEAWRHSGVCAFAGFLSTFSCQSSTLLLTLVTWDRLMSVTRPLKPRDTEKVRIVLRLLLLWGISFALAAAPLLPNPYFGNHFYGNNGVCLSLHIHDPYAKVSSRSLESIAYTFQKCILQGWEYSALLFILVNTLSLVFILFSYIRMLQAIRDSGGGMRSTHSGRENVVATRFAIIVTTDCACWLPIIVVKVAALSGCEISPDLYAWLAVLVLPVNSALNPVLYTLTTAAFKQQLRRYCHTLPSCSLVNNETRSQTQTAYESGLSVSLAHLGGGVGGGSGRKRMSHRQMSYL; from the exons ATGTCAATAGTGATCATGC CTCGCCTGCCCATCACTATTACTCTCTGCATCCTGCTCGCACTTGCCTCTAAGGCGGCGCAAGGAGCAGAAGGTGCGACAAGGATGGCAAACGAAGCGGGAATACGAAAGGGAATTGGAACGAAACCGGAAACGGAACTGAAAGCGGAAGTGGCGGACGCTAAAGAGGCGGAAGCGCCCGTGCGAGAGGTGATATCGCTGCTGGGCGTAATCGATGGCGCTGAGTCCGTTATCCTGGTGCCCGACTCCGCCGACAAGTGTCCTGGCGGCTATTTCCACTGCAACACCACGGCGCAATGCGTTCCACAGCGGGCCAACTGCGACGGCAGTGTCGACTGCGATGACGCATCGGATGAGGTGAACTGTGTGAACGAGGTGGACGCCAAGTACTGGGACCACCTGTACAGGAAACAGCCCTTCGGCAGACACGACAATCTCAGGATTGGCGAGTGTC TTTGGCCCAACGAGAACTTTTCCTGTCCTTGTCGAGGGGATGAAATTCTGTGCCGATTCCAGCAGCTAACCGATATACCAGAACGACTGCCGCAGCACGATCTGGCAACGCT CGATCTAACGGGAAACAATTTCGAAACCATCCATGAGAACTTCTTCGCCGAATTGCCAGACGTTGAGAGCCT AGTGCTGAAGTTCTGCTCAATCCGTGAGATTGCCTCGCATGCATTCGATCGCCTGGCGGACAACCCACTGAGGACCCT TTATATGGACGATAATAAATTACCGCATCTGCCGGAGCACTTCTTCCCCGAGGGCAATCAATTGAGTATTCT CATTTTGGCACGCAATCACCTGCACCATTTGAAGCGAAGCGATTTTCGGAATCTACACAAGTTACAGGAGCT CGACCTTCGTGGCAATCGCATTGGCAACTTTGAGGCCGAGGTCTTTGCCCAACTGCCGCATTTGGAAGTGCT CTATCTGAACGAAAACCACTTAAAGCGTCTGGATGCAGAGGGATTTCCCAGAAGCCTGCTCAATCTGCACACATTGTCCTTGGCTTACAATCAGATCGAGGAAATCGCCGCGAATACATTCCCCTTTCCACGCCTACGATATTT ATTTCTGGCTGGCAATCGATTATCCCACATTCGAGATGAGACCTTTTGCAATCTCAGCAATCTACAAGGATT ACACTTGAACGAGAACCGGATCGAAGGATTCGACCTGGAGGCCTTCGCCTGTTTGAAGAACCTGAGCTCCCTGCTGCTAACGGGCAATCGCTTCCAGACCCTTGATCCGCGGGTCCTAAAAAACCTGAGCAGCCTGGATTATAT TTACTTCTCGTGGTTCCATCTGTGCAGCGCCGCCATGAATGTCCGCGTCTGCGATCCACATGGCGATGGCATCAGCAGCAAGCTGCATCTGCTGGACAATCAGATATTGCGAGGCAG TGTTTGGGTGATGGCCTCCATTGCCGTGGTGGGCAACCTATTGGTGCTGCTGGGACGCTACTTCTACAAGTCACGGAGCAACGTGGAGCACTCGCTCTACCTCCGCCATTTGGCCGCCAGTGATTTCCTCATGGGCATTTACCTCACCTTGATTGCCTGTGCGGACATTAGTTTTCGCGGCGAGTACATCAAATACGAGGAGGCTTGGCGCCACAGCGGTGTTTGTGCCTTCGCAG GCTTCCTCAGCACCTTCAGCTGCCAGTCGTCGACGCTGCTGCTCACACTGGTCACCTGGGATCGCCTGATGTCTGTGACGCGGCCCCTCAAGCCGCGGGATACGGAAAAAGTTCG AATTGTCCTGCGTCTCTTGCTGTTGTGGGGCATAAGTTTCGCATTAGCTGCTGCTCCACTTCTGCCCAATCCGTACTTCGGAAACCATTTCTACGGCAACAATGGTGTCTGCTTATCCCTGCATATCCACGATCCTTATGCGAAGGTAAGCAGCCGCTCCTTGGAAAGCATTGCTTACACAttccaaaaatgtatattacAGGGTTGGGAGTACTCGGCGCTGCTGTTCATCCTGGTCAACACGCTGTCCCTGGTTTTCATCCTGTTCTCCTACATCAGAATGCTGCAAGCGATAAGGGATTCCGGTGGCGGAATGCGGAGCACTCACAGCGGTCGCGAAAATGTGGTGGCCACTCG CTTTGCCATCATTGTGACCACCGATTGCGCCTGCTGGCTGCCCATAATCGTGGTCAAAGTGGCTGCCCTCTCAG gCTGCGAAATCTCGCCCGATCTTTACGCCTGGTTGGCGGTACTGGTGCTGCCAGTGAACTCGGCCCTCAATCCAGTGCTCTACACATTGACCACGGCGGCGTTTAAGCAACAGCTGCGTCGCTATTGTCACACACTGCCCAGCTGCTCGCTGGTGAACAACGAGACCCGATCCCAAACGCAGACTGCCTACGAGTCCGGACTGAGTGTCAGTTTGGCGCACTTGGGCGGCGGTGTGGGCGGCGGTTCGGGGCGAAAGCGAATGTCCCACCGGCAGATGAGCTATCTGTAG
- the LOC6524576 gene encoding relaxin receptor 2 isoform X4 yields the protein MSIVIMPRLPITITLCILLALASKAAQGAEGATRMANEAGIRKGIGTKPETELKAEVADAKEAEAPVREVISLLGVIDGAESVILVPDSADKCPGGYFHCNTTAQCVPQRANCDGSVDCDDASDEVNCVNEVDAKYWDHLYRKQPFGRHDNLRIGECLWPNENFSCPCRGDEILCRFQQLTDIPERLPQHDLATLDLTGNNFETIHENFFAELPDVESLVLKFCSIREIASHAFDRLADNPLRTLYMDDNKLPHLPEHFFPEGNQLSILILARNHLHHLKRSDFRNLHKLQELDLRGNRIGNFEAEVFAQLPHLEVLYLNENHLKRLDAEGFPRSLLNLHTLSLAYNQIEEIAANTFPFPRLRYLFLAGNRLSHIRDETFCNLSNLQGLHLNENRIEGFDLEAFACLKNLSSLLLTGNRFQTLDPRVLKNLSSLDYIYFSWFHLCSAAMNVRVCDPHGDGISSKLHLLDNQILRGSVWVMASIAVVGNLLVLLGRYFYKSRSNVEHSLYLRHLAASDFLMGIYLTLIACADISFRGEYIKYEEAWRHSGVCAFAGFLSTFSCQSSTLLLTLVTWDRLMSVTRPLKPRDTEKVRIVLRLLLLWGISFALAAAPLLPNPYFGNHFYGNNGVCLSLHIHDPYAKGWEYSALLFILVNTLSLVFILFSYIRMLQAIRDSGGGMRSTHSGRENVVATRFAIIVTTDCACWLPIIVVKVAALSGCEISPDLYAWLAVLVLPVNSALNPVLYTLTTAAFKQQLRRYCHTLPSCSLVNNETRSQTQTAYESGLSVSLAHLGGGVGGGSGRKRMSHRQMSYL from the exons ATGTCAATAGTGATCATGC CTCGCCTGCCCATCACTATTACTCTCTGCATCCTGCTCGCACTTGCCTCTAAGGCGGCGCAAGGAGCAGAAGGTGCGACAAGGATGGCAAACGAAGCGGGAATACGAAAGGGAATTGGAACGAAACCGGAAACGGAACTGAAAGCGGAAGTGGCGGACGCTAAAGAGGCGGAAGCGCCCGTGCGAGAGGTGATATCGCTGCTGGGCGTAATCGATGGCGCTGAGTCCGTTATCCTGGTGCCCGACTCCGCCGACAAGTGTCCTGGCGGCTATTTCCACTGCAACACCACGGCGCAATGCGTTCCACAGCGGGCCAACTGCGACGGCAGTGTCGACTGCGATGACGCATCGGATGAGGTGAACTGTGTGAACGAGGTGGACGCCAAGTACTGGGACCACCTGTACAGGAAACAGCCCTTCGGCAGACACGACAATCTCAGGATTGGCGAGTGTC TTTGGCCCAACGAGAACTTTTCCTGTCCTTGTCGAGGGGATGAAATTCTGTGCCGATTCCAGCAGCTAACCGATATACCAGAACGACTGCCGCAGCACGATCTGGCAACGCT CGATCTAACGGGAAACAATTTCGAAACCATCCATGAGAACTTCTTCGCCGAATTGCCAGACGTTGAGAGCCT AGTGCTGAAGTTCTGCTCAATCCGTGAGATTGCCTCGCATGCATTCGATCGCCTGGCGGACAACCCACTGAGGACCCT TTATATGGACGATAATAAATTACCGCATCTGCCGGAGCACTTCTTCCCCGAGGGCAATCAATTGAGTATTCT CATTTTGGCACGCAATCACCTGCACCATTTGAAGCGAAGCGATTTTCGGAATCTACACAAGTTACAGGAGCT CGACCTTCGTGGCAATCGCATTGGCAACTTTGAGGCCGAGGTCTTTGCCCAACTGCCGCATTTGGAAGTGCT CTATCTGAACGAAAACCACTTAAAGCGTCTGGATGCAGAGGGATTTCCCAGAAGCCTGCTCAATCTGCACACATTGTCCTTGGCTTACAATCAGATCGAGGAAATCGCCGCGAATACATTCCCCTTTCCACGCCTACGATATTT ATTTCTGGCTGGCAATCGATTATCCCACATTCGAGATGAGACCTTTTGCAATCTCAGCAATCTACAAGGATT ACACTTGAACGAGAACCGGATCGAAGGATTCGACCTGGAGGCCTTCGCCTGTTTGAAGAACCTGAGCTCCCTGCTGCTAACGGGCAATCGCTTCCAGACCCTTGATCCGCGGGTCCTAAAAAACCTGAGCAGCCTGGATTATAT TTACTTCTCGTGGTTCCATCTGTGCAGCGCCGCCATGAATGTCCGCGTCTGCGATCCACATGGCGATGGCATCAGCAGCAAGCTGCATCTGCTGGACAATCAGATATTGCGAGGCAG TGTTTGGGTGATGGCCTCCATTGCCGTGGTGGGCAACCTATTGGTGCTGCTGGGACGCTACTTCTACAAGTCACGGAGCAACGTGGAGCACTCGCTCTACCTCCGCCATTTGGCCGCCAGTGATTTCCTCATGGGCATTTACCTCACCTTGATTGCCTGTGCGGACATTAGTTTTCGCGGCGAGTACATCAAATACGAGGAGGCTTGGCGCCACAGCGGTGTTTGTGCCTTCGCAG GCTTCCTCAGCACCTTCAGCTGCCAGTCGTCGACGCTGCTGCTCACACTGGTCACCTGGGATCGCCTGATGTCTGTGACGCGGCCCCTCAAGCCGCGGGATACGGAAAAAGTTCG AATTGTCCTGCGTCTCTTGCTGTTGTGGGGCATAAGTTTCGCATTAGCTGCTGCTCCACTTCTGCCCAATCCGTACTTCGGAAACCATTTCTACGGCAACAATGGTGTCTGCTTATCCCTGCATATCCACGATCCTTATGCGAAG GGTTGGGAGTACTCGGCGCTGCTGTTCATCCTGGTCAACACGCTGTCCCTGGTTTTCATCCTGTTCTCCTACATCAGAATGCTGCAAGCGATAAGGGATTCCGGTGGCGGAATGCGGAGCACTCACAGCGGTCGCGAAAATGTGGTGGCCACTCG CTTTGCCATCATTGTGACCACCGATTGCGCCTGCTGGCTGCCCATAATCGTGGTCAAAGTGGCTGCCCTCTCAG gCTGCGAAATCTCGCCCGATCTTTACGCCTGGTTGGCGGTACTGGTGCTGCCAGTGAACTCGGCCCTCAATCCAGTGCTCTACACATTGACCACGGCGGCGTTTAAGCAACAGCTGCGTCGCTATTGTCACACACTGCCCAGCTGCTCGCTGGTGAACAACGAGACCCGATCCCAAACGCAGACTGCCTACGAGTCCGGACTGAGTGTCAGTTTGGCGCACTTGGGCGGCGGTGTGGGCGGCGGTTCGGGGCGAAAGCGAATGTCCCACCGGCAGATGAGCTATCTGTAG
- the LOC6524579 gene encoding dnaJ homolog subfamily B member 14, whose translation MEEDHYMVLGVDPKASEQEIRQAYKRMALIYHPDKNQHPRTTAYFRKIKDAFHVLSNATTRREYDRSLSRREPEAERRYSSGSGGQRHNLQEESVDTLSIIGAVGGLLVGLFMGYGAFKALNSSSNNN comes from the coding sequence ATGGAGGAGGACCATTACATGGTACTGGGCGTGGATCCCAAAGCCAGCGAGCAGGAAATCAGGCAGGCCTACAAGCGAATGGCACTCATTTACCATCCGGACAAGAATCAGCATCCACGCACCACGGCTTACTTCCGGAAGATCAAAGACGCATTCCACGTACTCTCGAATGCGACGACCAGGAGGGAGTACGATCGATCTTTAAGCCGCAGGGAGCCGGAGGCGGAGAGGAGGTATTCTTCTGGATCTGGAGGACAGCGACATAACCTACAGGAGGAGTCCGTGGACACACTATCCATCATTGGCGCTGTGGGCGGATTGCTGGTGGGTCTCTTCATGGGATACGGTGCCTTCAAGGCATTAAACAGCTCGAGTAACAACAACTAG